One Equus quagga isolate Etosha38 unplaced genomic scaffold, UCLA_HA_Equagga_1.0 209024_RagTag, whole genome shotgun sequence DNA window includes the following coding sequences:
- the LOC124233678 gene encoding centromere-associated protein E-like, translating to MLLQMQLIHEISNLKNLVKHAEVYNQDLENELSSKVELLREKEDQIKKLQKYIDTQKSENVNMDLSYSSENIQDLKQMKQTLFDAEAVALDAKREAACLRSENLELKEKMKELASACKQMENDIQLYHRQLDLQRDQLAFSSLPPTA from the exons ATGCTCTTACAGATGCAACTAATTCATGAAATTTCCAACTTAAAGAATTTAGTTAAGCATGCAGAAGTGTATAATCAAGATCTTGAG AATGAACTAAGTTCAAAAGTAGAGCTGCTTAGAGAAAAGGAAGACCAGATTAAAAAGCTACAGAAATACATAGACactcaaaaatcagaaaatgtgaacaTGGACTTGTCATACTCATCG GAAAACATTCAAGACCTCAAACAGATGAAACAGACTCTGTTCGATGCTGAGGCTGTAGCCCTCGATGCCAAGAGAGAAGCAGCCTGTCTCAGGAGTGAAAATCTGGagctgaaagagaaaatg AAAGAACTTGCAAGTGCATGCAAGCAAATGGAAAATGATATTCAGTTATATCATAGGCAGTTGGATTTGCAAAGAG ATCaacttgcattttcttctttgcctccaACTGCCTAA